A stretch of Dietzia lutea DNA encodes these proteins:
- a CDS encoding aromatic ring-hydroxylating oxygenase subunit alpha — MRTTDENDVIRVHGNVGKYALEYPQEFKFAEEYELTVDDTRIPTDRYTSPEVLREEIETTWMRTWQLACREEQVAEIGAYYEYRIAGRSYLVVRGEDCRLRAFVNSCRHRGKLIRTGSGTTDELRCGYHYWCWGLDGSLADIPDRHVFVGIDDDEYALGQIACDTWAGFVFVNPDTSCPPLSEYLGDVTTQLAPYNMDKFRANLHASLEIDCNWKVAIEAFIETYHVQGIHPQIMPYVDDFNTKFDIMGDHTRYIVPFGVPSMRIEHIDEAEVYESHQRALRKPGLRDRSTPPPPETRVELPADLFNEQGEWIGEGTLRDHLIDLTRERGESLGHDYSGLGHAQLVDDYHYHIFPSMYFNLHAGALLLFRSRPHATDPNKSHFDVWRLFMPDLTKPMPEPAQEFRADFEQTSFGTVLDQDFENLPEVQAGLKNPEVEFVTLGGAEIRIINFHKVLRQYAQRFGAK; from the coding sequence GTGAGGACCACCGACGAGAACGACGTGATTCGCGTCCACGGCAACGTGGGCAAGTACGCTCTCGAGTACCCCCAGGAGTTCAAGTTCGCCGAGGAGTACGAGCTCACCGTCGACGACACCCGTATCCCCACGGATCGGTACACCTCACCGGAGGTCCTGCGCGAGGAGATCGAGACGACCTGGATGCGCACGTGGCAGCTCGCGTGCCGCGAGGAGCAGGTCGCCGAGATCGGCGCCTACTACGAGTACCGAATCGCGGGGAGGTCATACCTGGTAGTTCGCGGCGAGGACTGTCGGCTCCGCGCCTTCGTTAACTCCTGTCGTCACCGCGGCAAGCTTATCCGCACCGGCAGCGGAACCACTGACGAACTGCGTTGCGGTTATCATTATTGGTGTTGGGGCCTCGACGGGTCACTGGCCGACATCCCGGACCGCCACGTCTTCGTCGGCATCGACGACGACGAGTACGCCCTCGGCCAAATCGCCTGCGACACCTGGGCCGGGTTCGTGTTCGTCAATCCCGACACTAGTTGCCCTCCGTTGAGCGAGTATCTGGGCGACGTCACGACGCAGTTGGCACCATACAACATGGACAAGTTTCGGGCCAACCTGCACGCCTCGCTAGAAATCGACTGCAACTGGAAGGTTGCGATCGAGGCGTTTATCGAGACGTACCACGTGCAGGGCATTCATCCGCAGATCATGCCGTACGTCGACGACTTCAACACGAAGTTCGACATCATGGGTGACCACACCCGCTACATCGTCCCGTTCGGTGTCCCAAGCATGCGTATCGAGCATATCGACGAGGCCGAAGTGTACGAGAGCCACCAGCGCGCGTTGAGGAAGCCCGGCCTGCGCGACAGGTCCACGCCACCGCCGCCGGAGACCAGGGTGGAACTACCCGCCGACCTCTTCAACGAACAGGGAGAGTGGATTGGCGAGGGCACACTCCGAGACCACCTCATCGACCTGACGCGCGAACGCGGGGAGAGCCTGGGTCACGACTACTCGGGACTGGGCCATGCGCAACTCGTCGACGACTACCACTACCACATCTTCCCGTCGATGTACTTCAACCTGCACGCCGGTGCGCTGCTATTGTTCCGGTCCAGGCCTCACGCGACGGATCCGAACAAGTCACATTTCGACGTTTGGCGCCTTTTTATGCCGGATCTCACCAAGCCCATGCCGGAGCCCGCACAGGAGTTTCGGGCAGATTTCGAGCAGACCAGCTTCGGAACGGTTCTAGACCAGGACTTCGAGAACCTTCCGGAAGTTCAAGCAGGTCTGAAGAACCCCGAGGTCGAGTTTGTCACGCTCGGTGGTGCCGAGATTCGGATCATTAATTTCCACAAGGTGTTGCGCCAATACGCTCAGCGCTTCGGGGCGAAGTGA
- a CDS encoding alkaline phosphatase D family protein, protein MTAPDRTPELILGPLLRYVDSTDATVWVEVSTPCEVTIRAGDEVATEPMWGVHGHHFAVLHLCRLPEGEETPYTVELDGEQVWPLDPRRPSVICTPRADDTVRLAFGSCRRGENQTPEALREIGADALVALAHRMAHTPRREWPDAMLLLGDQVYADIPSREITERLAERRDAGQGPQSVRDSACAGGDRDVSDEICDFEEYSWLYHESWRDPDVRWLLSTVPSCMILDDHDLRDDWNSSFAWRREMTAQPWWRDRVIGAFSSYFVYQHLGNLAPDELEANETYQALRGASSDAERERLLEDCAVAADSERGTVQWSFKRDFGRVRVVMLDVRASRHLDPDDRRVMDADEWAWTRDACLDADVDHLVIGSSLPAFMLPALHHVEGWNEAVARHRPDMPVTAKVGEWMRLAVDLEHWGAFRNSFDDLVGLLTDVAAGDERPAPASILLLGGDVHCSYLEEVQLTAQRVADSPTRVHQLVMSPFRNPLQKSIRAVNRLSVREPLPALTRRLARAVGVRDPEVRWRVSDGIWFDNGVMTLVLRGRRAMVQVDHARVEWPARGLGRLLTLVPGLAPDSWGRRPGDEPTGESGRTGESGRAGQTGGGGRRRGGDSLDRKPRQVLRRTLTKELTAADPLAEGAAAGAGSGAPQAATP, encoded by the coding sequence ATGACTGCGCCCGACCGCACGCCCGAGCTCATCCTCGGCCCGCTGCTCCGGTACGTCGACAGCACCGACGCGACGGTGTGGGTCGAGGTCTCCACCCCGTGCGAGGTGACGATCCGCGCGGGGGACGAGGTGGCCACCGAACCGATGTGGGGCGTGCACGGTCACCACTTCGCGGTGCTGCACCTGTGTCGCCTGCCGGAGGGGGAGGAGACGCCGTACACCGTGGAGCTCGACGGCGAGCAGGTCTGGCCGCTCGACCCGAGGCGGCCCAGCGTGATCTGCACGCCGCGCGCGGACGACACCGTGCGGCTGGCGTTCGGCTCGTGCCGGCGCGGTGAGAACCAGACGCCGGAGGCGCTGCGGGAGATCGGCGCGGACGCGCTGGTGGCGCTGGCCCACCGGATGGCGCACACGCCGCGCCGCGAGTGGCCGGACGCGATGCTGCTCCTGGGCGACCAGGTCTACGCGGACATCCCCAGCCGAGAGATCACCGAGCGCCTCGCCGAGCGCCGCGACGCCGGTCAGGGGCCGCAATCGGTGCGGGACTCGGCGTGCGCGGGCGGCGACCGTGACGTCTCGGACGAGATCTGCGATTTTGAGGAGTATTCCTGGCTGTATCACGAGTCGTGGCGGGACCCGGACGTGCGCTGGCTGCTGTCGACCGTGCCGAGCTGCATGATCCTCGACGACCACGACCTGCGCGACGACTGGAACTCCTCGTTCGCGTGGCGCCGCGAGATGACCGCCCAGCCGTGGTGGCGCGACCGCGTGATCGGCGCGTTCTCCAGCTACTTCGTCTACCAGCACCTCGGGAACCTCGCGCCCGACGAGCTCGAGGCGAACGAGACGTACCAGGCACTGCGGGGCGCCTCCTCCGACGCGGAGCGGGAGCGCCTGCTGGAGGACTGCGCCGTGGCCGCGGACTCCGAGCGCGGCACGGTCCAGTGGAGCTTCAAGCGCGACTTCGGCCGGGTGCGGGTGGTGATGCTCGACGTGCGGGCGTCACGGCACCTGGATCCGGACGACCGGCGGGTGATGGACGCCGACGAGTGGGCGTGGACCCGGGACGCGTGCCTGGACGCGGACGTGGACCACCTGGTGATCGGCTCGTCGCTGCCCGCCTTCATGCTGCCCGCGCTGCATCACGTGGAGGGATGGAACGAGGCGGTGGCGCGTCATCGCCCGGACATGCCGGTGACCGCGAAGGTCGGGGAGTGGATGCGCCTGGCGGTGGATCTCGAGCACTGGGGAGCGTTCCGCAACAGCTTCGACGACCTCGTGGGGCTGCTCACCGACGTCGCGGCGGGAGACGAGCGGCCGGCGCCCGCGTCGATCCTTCTCCTCGGCGGCGACGTGCACTGTTCGTATCTCGAGGAGGTGCAGCTCACCGCGCAGCGCGTGGCGGACTCGCCGACGCGCGTGCACCAGCTGGTGATGTCGCCGTTCCGCAACCCGCTGCAGAAGTCGATCCGCGCGGTGAACCGGCTGTCGGTGCGCGAGCCGCTGCCGGCGTTGACGCGTCGCCTCGCCCGGGCGGTGGGCGTGCGCGACCCCGAGGTGCGGTGGAGGGTGTCCGACGGCATCTGGTTCGACAACGGCGTCATGACCCTCGTGTTGCGCGGCCGCCGCGCGATGGTGCAGGTCGACCACGCGCGCGTCGAGTGGCCCGCGCGGGGCCTGGGGAGGCTCCTCACCCTCGTGCCGGGGCTGGCGCCCGATTCGTGGGGACGCAGGCCGGGAGACGAGCCGACCGGGGAGAGCGGGCGCACCGGGGAGAGCGGGCGCGCCGGTCAGACCGGGGGAGGGGGACGACGACGAGGTGGGGATTCGCTCGACCGCAAGCCCCGGCAGGTGCTGCGCAGGACGCTGACCAAGGAGTTGACCGCGGCGGACCCGCTCGCCGAGGGAGCCGCAGCGGGGGCCGGGAGCGGAGCCCCGCAGGCGGCGACGCCGTAG
- a CDS encoding ABC transporter permease: MTRTFPPEVERPSEGEQPSAAPAATPTKKVPLAERRGLVLIGQIGFIVLVLGGWQLLVNIGVIEERFFGSPIGTYQQFVEMLVNGNLLEQTAATLQATMLALAIGVPAGVLIGLILALSPFLDKISSPFIVPLNSLPRIAFAPLFLLWFGLTIWAKVVLAVSIVVFIMLLNTRAGVRNVDPDLQSVSKLLGLKGWAVMRKVALPFAVPSVMAGFRLCVTYGLLGVVASEMIAARNGLGLEIVSNSNALNTNGVFAVLVMLAFVAVVLGFLTERFERWLLRWQ; this comes from the coding sequence GTGACCAGGACATTTCCCCCCGAGGTCGAGCGGCCTTCCGAGGGCGAGCAGCCCTCCGCGGCACCGGCGGCCACGCCCACCAAGAAAGTCCCCTTGGCCGAACGCCGCGGACTGGTACTCATCGGACAGATCGGCTTCATCGTCCTGGTGCTGGGTGGCTGGCAACTGCTGGTCAACATAGGCGTCATCGAGGAACGCTTCTTCGGTAGCCCCATCGGCACCTACCAGCAGTTCGTCGAGATGCTCGTCAACGGCAACCTCCTTGAACAGACCGCAGCAACACTGCAAGCCACCATGCTCGCCCTGGCCATCGGCGTACCCGCCGGCGTCCTGATCGGACTGATCCTGGCCCTCTCGCCCTTCCTCGACAAAATCAGCTCACCCTTCATCGTCCCCCTCAACAGCCTGCCCCGAATCGCCTTCGCACCACTGTTCCTGCTCTGGTTCGGACTGACCATCTGGGCCAAAGTCGTCCTGGCAGTGTCCATCGTCGTATTCATCATGCTGCTCAACACCCGCGCCGGCGTCCGCAACGTCGACCCCGACCTGCAATCGGTGTCCAAACTCCTGGGACTCAAAGGCTGGGCCGTCATGCGCAAAGTCGCCCTACCCTTCGCCGTACCCTCCGTCATGGCCGGCTTCCGACTCTGCGTCACCTACGGCCTGCTCGGCGTCGTCGCCAGCGAAATGATCGCCGCCAGAAACGGACTCGGCCTGGAAATCGTCTCCAACTCCAACGCCCTCAACACCAACGGCGTCTTCGCCGTCCTGGTCATGCTCGCCTTCGTCGCCGTCGTCCTGGGCTTCCTCACCGAACGCTTCGAACGCTGGCTCCTCCGCTGGCAATAA
- the thiE gene encoding thiamine phosphate synthase, with amino-acid sequence MTARADRLRARLADARLYLCIDARRHLDEEAREQGWSGDFPALRRDVTAAVAGGVDIVQLRDKNSAGDRDLGPLEAGHELRALAVMREVCDAHGALLAVNDRADVAVASGADVLHVGQDDLPVEWARRIVGDDVVIGLSCHATDEVDAAAANPVVDYFCTGPVWPTPTKPGRHAPGTDLVRHAAGLGGGPDAAGGLARPNTAAGPAKPWFAIGGIDPENLPEVLAAGASRVVVVRAITAAPDPTAAARELRAALD; translated from the coding sequence ATGACCGCCCGCGCCGACCGCCTCCGTGCCCGCCTCGCCGACGCCCGCCTCTACCTCTGCATCGACGCCCGCAGACACCTGGACGAGGAGGCGCGCGAGCAGGGATGGTCCGGCGACTTCCCCGCCCTGCGCCGCGACGTCACCGCCGCGGTGGCCGGTGGCGTCGACATCGTGCAGCTGCGGGACAAGAACTCGGCCGGCGACCGCGACCTCGGGCCGCTGGAGGCCGGGCACGAGCTGCGCGCGCTCGCGGTGATGCGGGAGGTCTGCGACGCCCACGGTGCACTGCTCGCGGTGAACGACCGGGCGGATGTCGCCGTGGCCTCCGGCGCGGACGTGCTGCACGTCGGGCAGGACGACCTGCCCGTGGAGTGGGCGCGGCGGATCGTCGGCGACGACGTGGTGATCGGCCTGTCGTGCCACGCGACGGACGAGGTCGACGCCGCGGCGGCGAACCCGGTGGTGGACTACTTCTGCACCGGCCCCGTGTGGCCGACCCCCACCAAGCCGGGCCGCCACGCGCCGGGCACGGACCTGGTGCGCCACGCAGCCGGGCTGGGCGGCGGGCCGGACGCGGCGGGCGGGCTGGCCAGGCCGAACACCGCGGCCGGGCCGGCCAAGCCCTGGTTCGCCATCGGCGGGATCGACCCGGAGAACCTGCCCGAGGTGCTGGCCGCAGGAGCGAGCCGCGTGGTCGTGGTCCGCGCGATCACCGCGGCCCCCGACCCCACCGCCGCAGCCCGCGAACTCCGGGCCGCCCTGGACTGA
- a CDS encoding FAD-dependent oxidoreductase, with the protein MTVDPAPPAARTGAGRVAVVGGSVIGLACAWAIARAGLADEIVVHEPDDSGPDGVPASGAAWVAGGMLAPFSEAWPGEEAVFALGVDSLRRWPNLLSALEPYVPPGPPVRTATHTHMLAVDEADARDLDMAMEWAARQPDPTRQASGSGPGSGPAPGITEADLRRVTRRQLREAEPSLARVARAAYRMDSEGAVDNRVLLAALTRACRAEGVTWVRSAVTSLDDVDADRIVLAAGSGSAELAGLPVRPVKGEVLRLRARPGCEDPPRGVVRAFVRGRPLYLVPRDGGLVVGATQYEHGDDRQVTVAGVRDLLADAEMIFPGVGEYELAEAVAGLRPMSPDNLPFLGPDSTDPRLIHATGHGRNGIALTPVTVAAVWAELHAERGPAAARAAAPDRFTRG; encoded by the coding sequence ATGACCGTTGATCCCGCCCCGCCCGCCGCCCGTACCGGTGCGGGCCGGGTTGCCGTGGTGGGTGGCTCGGTGATCGGTCTGGCGTGCGCCTGGGCGATCGCGCGCGCCGGGCTCGCCGACGAGATCGTCGTCCACGAGCCCGACGACTCGGGTCCCGACGGGGTCCCCGCCTCGGGCGCCGCGTGGGTCGCGGGTGGCATGCTCGCCCCGTTCAGCGAGGCCTGGCCGGGGGAGGAGGCGGTGTTCGCGCTGGGCGTGGACTCGCTGCGCCGGTGGCCGAACCTGCTGAGTGCCCTCGAGCCGTACGTCCCACCCGGCCCGCCGGTCCGCACCGCCACCCACACGCACATGCTGGCCGTGGACGAGGCCGATGCCCGCGACCTCGACATGGCCATGGAGTGGGCCGCCCGCCAGCCCGACCCCACCCGGCAAGCCTCCGGGTCTGGCCCGGGCTCCGGCCCCGCGCCCGGCATCACCGAGGCCGACCTGCGCCGCGTCACCCGTCGGCAGCTGCGCGAGGCCGAACCGTCCCTGGCCCGCGTCGCCCGTGCCGCCTACCGCATGGACTCCGAGGGCGCCGTCGACAATCGCGTCCTGCTGGCGGCCCTTACCCGCGCCTGCCGGGCCGAGGGCGTGACGTGGGTGCGCAGTGCAGTGACCTCGCTCGACGACGTCGACGCGGATCGCATCGTCCTGGCCGCGGGCTCCGGGTCCGCCGAATTGGCCGGGTTGCCGGTGCGTCCGGTCAAGGGCGAGGTTCTCCGTCTGCGTGCTCGGCCCGGCTGCGAGGACCCACCGCGCGGGGTGGTGCGGGCGTTCGTGCGGGGGCGGCCGCTGTACCTGGTCCCACGCGACGGCGGCTTGGTCGTGGGGGCCACGCAATACGAACACGGCGACGATCGGCAGGTCACGGTCGCAGGGGTGCGCGACTTGCTCGCCGACGCCGAGATGATTTTCCCCGGGGTCGGCGAGTACGAGTTGGCAGAGGCAGTCGCCGGGCTCCGGCCGATGTCGCCGGACAACCTCCCGTTCCTCGGCCCCGATTCCACGGACCCGCGCCTCATCCACGCCACCGGGCACGGCCGCAACGGCATCGCGCTGACGCCGGTGACAGTGGCGGCGGTCTGGGCGGAGTTGCACGCGGAGCGTGGTCCGGCGGCGGCGCGGGCGGCCGCACCCGATCGCTTCACCCGCGGGTGA
- the thiS gene encoding sulfur carrier protein ThiS, translating into MMVTVNGEGRTLADGATVRALVTDLNLPDEGVAIAVDGVVVPGSAWDEAPLGAGAEVDVLTAVQGG; encoded by the coding sequence TTGATGGTCACCGTGAACGGCGAGGGCCGCACCTTGGCCGACGGCGCGACCGTCCGCGCACTCGTCACCGACCTGAATCTGCCCGACGAGGGCGTCGCGATCGCCGTCGACGGCGTGGTGGTGCCCGGCTCGGCGTGGGACGAGGCGCCGTTGGGCGCGGGCGCGGAGGTCGATGTCCTCACGGCGGTCCAGGGTGGCTGA
- a CDS encoding SDR family NAD(P)-dependent oxidoreductase — protein MPAGPAAADHCSRISPFHERATTMSEIAPQPTSSTAPSLVGRIALVTGGAAGVGAAIAKALAEAGARVWVADLDSDSERGTEPALGVDGSITQLRCDVSRADDVRATVDAVVKAEGGVDILVNNAGVMGRTGPLDDWESSLEDFERIVAVNLRGPFLFGRAVAPLMVQRGGGDIVMMSTDHVHTCGWPRVVSHDDSPECPWSASPRPPGALGMDIYDATKWGLHGFTHDWAKELQQHRVRVNNICLGATDSRMIRAFSGYADYDPPPEVIAAWQRPEAVAGVIVDLLLEGPSGRSGDNIGLWRGHPTVLPPADPLLNVNRDDD, from the coding sequence ATGCCTGCCGGTCCGGCAGCGGCCGACCATTGTTCGAGAATCTCCCCGTTCCACGAAAGGGCGACCACTATGTCTGAAATCGCACCTCAGCCGACCAGCAGTACAGCTCCGTCACTGGTCGGCCGGATTGCCCTGGTTACCGGGGGTGCGGCGGGGGTCGGCGCGGCGATCGCGAAGGCCCTAGCCGAGGCTGGTGCACGTGTGTGGGTCGCCGACCTCGACAGTGACTCGGAGCGGGGCACCGAACCGGCGCTCGGAGTCGACGGCAGCATCACCCAGCTGCGATGCGACGTCTCTAGAGCAGATGACGTGCGCGCTACCGTCGACGCCGTGGTTAAGGCGGAGGGAGGCGTCGACATTCTCGTCAACAACGCCGGTGTGATGGGTCGAACTGGACCGTTGGATGACTGGGAGTCCTCGCTGGAAGACTTCGAGCGGATTGTCGCGGTCAACCTACGCGGCCCCTTCCTCTTCGGCCGTGCCGTCGCACCGCTCATGGTCCAGCGTGGCGGGGGAGACATTGTTATGATGTCGACCGACCATGTGCACACTTGCGGCTGGCCGCGAGTCGTTTCCCACGATGACTCGCCGGAATGCCCCTGGAGCGCGTCTCCACGCCCGCCCGGAGCGCTTGGCATGGACATTTACGACGCAACCAAGTGGGGTCTGCACGGCTTCACCCACGACTGGGCTAAGGAGCTGCAGCAGCACCGCGTCCGCGTTAACAACATCTGCCTAGGCGCGACCGACAGTAGGATGATCCGCGCGTTTTCCGGATACGCAGACTACGACCCGCCCCCGGAGGTGATCGCGGCCTGGCAACGGCCGGAAGCAGTCGCTGGCGTCATCGTCGATCTTCTACTCGAGGGACCTTCAGGCCGCTCGGGAGACAATATCGGTCTCTGGCGCGGTCATCCGACGGTCCTGCCGCCCGCAGACCCGCTTCTCAACGTCAATCGGGACGATGACTAG
- a CDS encoding NUDIX domain-containing protein, with protein MTASEGDGNGWVVSAGGDRRWGRFGAAGLLLRAADPTDPDTPLVLLQHRAVWTASGDTWALPGGARDSYEDAPRAALRETEEEAEIRPADVVVRAEVVTSRMPGTVWHRPGLDMRHAAEMLRRLRPDQRHDEELDESGTDSTGAGAGADAAAGAVRRPRVLPPLVQESPDSVEWTYTTVIADAPHALETVPNNESLELRWVPETRVADLPLMPAFAQAWANGLRSEPVELVVDVANVLGSRPDGWWRDRAGATGRLLDELGAGMPRTLELPASAGRPTPAGPRSATSPPAGPPAHAAAFGWVARAHAVIEGAARAAEHSGPFVVHRAPGSGDDAIVDLATEVDGGPRRVVVVTADRGLRDRLPGNVLVVGPRTLLG; from the coding sequence GTGACGGCGAGCGAGGGTGACGGCAACGGCTGGGTGGTGTCCGCGGGCGGTGATCGCCGGTGGGGCCGGTTCGGCGCCGCCGGGCTGCTGCTGCGCGCCGCCGACCCCACCGATCCCGACACCCCGCTGGTGTTGCTGCAGCACCGCGCGGTGTGGACCGCCTCCGGCGACACGTGGGCGCTGCCCGGCGGCGCGCGCGATTCGTACGAGGACGCGCCCCGGGCCGCGCTGCGCGAGACCGAGGAGGAGGCGGAGATCCGGCCCGCCGACGTCGTGGTGCGCGCGGAGGTCGTGACCTCCCGCATGCCCGGCACGGTCTGGCACCGGCCCGGCCTGGACATGCGCCATGCCGCGGAGATGCTGCGTAGGCTGCGCCCCGACCAGAGGCATGACGAGGAACTCGACGAGTCCGGCACGGACTCCACCGGCGCCGGCGCCGGCGCCGACGCGGCCGCCGGGGCCGTCCGCCGCCCCCGCGTGCTGCCGCCGCTGGTCCAGGAGTCCCCCGACTCGGTCGAGTGGACGTACACCACCGTGATCGCCGACGCGCCCCACGCGCTGGAGACGGTGCCCAACAACGAGAGCCTCGAGCTGCGCTGGGTGCCGGAGACGCGGGTGGCGGACCTGCCGCTCATGCCGGCGTTCGCCCAGGCGTGGGCCAACGGGCTGCGGTCCGAGCCGGTCGAGCTGGTGGTGGACGTGGCCAACGTCCTCGGCTCCCGCCCCGACGGCTGGTGGCGCGACCGGGCTGGCGCGACCGGGCGTCTGCTCGACGAGCTGGGCGCCGGGATGCCCCGCACCCTCGAACTGCCCGCGTCGGCCGGGCGACCGACCCCGGCCGGACCCCGCTCGGCTACCTCGCCCCCGGCCGGACCGCCCGCCCACGCGGCCGCCTTCGGTTGGGTGGCCCGCGCGCACGCCGTGATCGAGGGCGCCGCCCGTGCGGCCGAGCACTCCGGCCCGTTCGTGGTGCACCGCGCGCCCGGTTCCGGTGACGACGCGATCGTCGATCTGGCCACCGAGGTGGATGGCGGGCCCCGACGGGTCGTGGTGGTCACGGCCGATCGGGGACTGCGGGACAGGCTGCCGGGGAACGTCCTCGTCGTCGGGCCCCGGACCCTCCTCGGGTGA
- a CDS encoding glutamate ABC transporter substrate-binding protein yields MRARAGWSVRAGGAARAGRASRVALGGGLVAALAFGAACGVDDGEVRPGVGGPEQGAAAESADTVGAGIPEVEAVMPLPAGAVVSTDIPDNLPGEDDENCDPLPSLRPDDAPPEERVPRILQRGRLIVGLDQGSNLFSFRDPASGQLTGFDVDLAREIAADIFGDPQQVEFRSLTSANRLEALENDQVDVVIRSMSITCARRDRVTFSVPYYQAYQRVLTVRGSGITEIEHLEGKRVCVAAGTTSASRLWAELERITVLSVNTWADCLVAIQQNQVDAITTDDAILVGITAQDPYLQIVGPQLDAEPYGVGIAKSTPEHNTDGLVRQVNSTLERIRADGTWNRMYSTWLSGLGPNPGMPEPRYIEEPR; encoded by the coding sequence GTGAGGGCGCGGGCTGGATGGTCGGTGCGCGCCGGCGGGGCGGCGCGCGCTGGCCGGGCGTCGCGGGTGGCGCTGGGTGGCGGGCTGGTGGCGGCCCTGGCGTTCGGCGCCGCGTGTGGGGTCGACGACGGCGAGGTCCGACCCGGCGTCGGCGGGCCGGAACAGGGCGCGGCGGCCGAGTCCGCGGACACCGTCGGGGCGGGGATCCCGGAGGTCGAGGCCGTTATGCCGCTGCCCGCCGGCGCGGTGGTCAGCACCGACATCCCCGACAACCTGCCGGGCGAGGACGACGAGAACTGCGATCCCCTGCCCAGCCTGCGGCCTGACGACGCCCCGCCCGAGGAGCGCGTGCCGCGGATCCTGCAGCGGGGCCGACTGATCGTCGGCCTCGACCAGGGCTCCAACCTGTTCTCATTCCGCGACCCCGCCAGCGGCCAGCTCACCGGCTTCGACGTGGACCTCGCCCGGGAGATCGCCGCCGACATCTTCGGTGACCCGCAGCAGGTGGAGTTCCGGTCGCTGACGTCGGCGAATCGGCTGGAGGCACTGGAGAACGACCAGGTGGACGTGGTGATCCGGTCGATGTCCATCACGTGCGCCCGGCGAGATCGGGTGACGTTCTCGGTGCCGTACTACCAGGCCTACCAACGAGTGCTCACCGTGCGGGGTTCGGGTATCACGGAGATCGAGCACCTCGAGGGCAAGCGCGTGTGCGTGGCGGCGGGAACCACCTCCGCGTCCCGACTGTGGGCGGAGTTGGAGCGGATCACCGTGCTGTCGGTCAACACGTGGGCGGACTGCCTGGTCGCCATCCAGCAGAACCAGGTCGACGCCATCACCACCGACGACGCCATCCTGGTGGGCATCACCGCCCAGGACCCCTACCTGCAGATCGTCGGTCCGCAGCTCGACGCCGAGCCGTACGGCGTGGGCATCGCCAAGTCCACCCCGGAGCACAACACGGACGGGCTGGTCCGGCAGGTGAACTCGACGCTCGAGCGGATCCGCGCGGACGGCACGTGGAACCGCATGTACTCCACGTGGCTGTCCGGGCTGGGGCCGAACCCCGGAATGCCGGAGCCGCGGTACATCGAGGAGCCGCGATGA
- a CDS encoding ABC transporter substrate-binding protein translates to MRSIRVATLALTLSTGLVLSACSGETSSNGDQNTTPISVGNFVTASQLPFMVGTDQGVFESAGLDVEIVGLTSGPAGISALQNGSIHVMPLAASVAARANQTGQDVRIICGSQNGDWTSMWAQADSEIPDAGQVGDWTDVIQALRGKTIGVNALGGTDQIAVDNLLSAAGMSGEDVEYVAVGAGNRAVAALNQGEIDALYAYPFNDLIAQREGARRLFHVPSDLPAEMKDSLSAVWFSTTSWLEENPDTAAAFCEGMDMSIEFTRSTENLDAVSSIMQRDFDLGDPELALEFVEGNMEFLSTEINCESIEAMISLAVDQGGMSEGEFTDCESNVWDRAER, encoded by the coding sequence ATGAGATCCATCCGCGTCGCCACCTTGGCACTTACGCTCAGCACCGGCCTGGTACTCTCTGCCTGCAGCGGCGAAACGAGTAGTAACGGAGACCAGAACACCACTCCGATCAGCGTCGGCAACTTTGTCACCGCCTCCCAACTCCCGTTCATGGTGGGAACGGACCAAGGCGTGTTCGAATCGGCCGGTCTCGACGTCGAGATCGTCGGGCTCACGAGCGGCCCCGCTGGGATCTCGGCACTCCAGAACGGCTCGATCCATGTAATGCCCCTTGCAGCGTCGGTTGCGGCCCGTGCGAATCAGACCGGGCAAGATGTCAGGATCATCTGCGGAAGTCAGAACGGGGACTGGACCTCGATGTGGGCCCAGGCGGACTCCGAGATCCCCGATGCGGGACAGGTCGGCGACTGGACCGACGTCATACAGGCCTTGCGTGGCAAGACGATCGGCGTCAATGCGCTTGGCGGCACCGACCAGATCGCCGTGGACAATCTCCTTTCCGCCGCCGGGATGTCCGGGGAGGACGTCGAGTATGTCGCCGTGGGTGCCGGGAACCGAGCTGTCGCGGCACTCAACCAAGGAGAGATCGACGCGCTCTACGCCTACCCGTTCAACGACCTGATCGCCCAACGCGAAGGGGCCCGCCGACTCTTCCACGTGCCGTCAGACCTCCCCGCGGAGATGAAGGACTCGCTGTCCGCGGTATGGTTCTCAACGACGTCGTGGCTCGAGGAGAACCCCGATACAGCTGCCGCCTTCTGCGAGGGAATGGACATGTCGATCGAGTTCACTCGGTCGACAGAGAATCTCGACGCAGTGAGCTCGATCATGCAGCGCGACTTTGACCTCGGCGATCCCGAACTCGCTCTGGAGTTCGTCGAAGGCAACATGGAGTTCCTCAGCACCGAGATTAACTGCGAGTCGATCGAGGCCATGATCAGCCTCGCCGTGGATCAGGGCGGCATGTCCGAGGGCGAGTTCACCGACTGCGAATCGAACGTGTGGGACCGCGCCGAGCGGTAA